The genome window AGCACGCCCTACGGCCCCATCGTCATCGAGCACTTCCGCCATCCGCACAACCAGGGGGCGCTGCCGAACGCGACGATCTCGCAGGAGGGGGCGAACCCGTTGTGCGGGGACCGGGTGCGGATCCAGCTCCTGCTCGACGGCGACGTGGTGCGCGACGCGCGCTTCACGGCCAATGCATGCGCCATCTGTGTCGCCTCGGCGTCGATGCTGACCGACCTGGTGCGCAACGCGCCGCTGGACGAGGTGGAGACGCTGCTGGTCGACGACATCCTGCGGTCGCTGGACGCGCGCATCCCGCAGATGCGGATGAATTGCATCCGGCTGCCGTTGACGGTGATGCACGCGGCGGTGCACCTCCACCGGCGGGCGATGGAGGAGGGGGCGTGATCGGCGCCGTGGTGCTGGCGGCCGGGCGTGCCGAGCGGTTCGGCGGCGACAAGGTGCTCGTGCCGCTCCGCGGCGTGCCGGTCGTTAGGCACGTCGTGGACCGCCTGGTGCGCGCCGGAGCCGCGCCGGTCGTGGTCGTGGGGGGCGGGGCGGCCGAGGGGGTGCGCGGGGCGCTCGCCGGCACCGGCGCCGAGGTCGTGGTGAACCCGGAGCCGGCGCGCGGCCTCAGCGCCTCGCTGCGCGTCGGGGTCGAGGCGCTCCCCGCCACGTGCGACGCCTTCTTCGTGGCGCTGGGCGACCAGCCCTTCGTGGAGGTGGACGTCCTGCGGCGGCTGGCCGAGGCGTGGCGCGGCTGCAACGCGGCGGCCGTCGTCCCGATCTACCGCGACGGGCAAGGGAACCCGGTGCTGTTCGACGGGACCATGCGACGCCGGCTGCGGGCGCTGGCCGGCGATGCCGGGGCGCGGACGCTGCTGGCGGCGATGGGCGATCGCGTGGTGCGGGTCGCGGTCGATGCGGACGCGCCACGGGACATCGACACTCCGGCCGACCTGCAGGCGCTGGAGGCGTAGGGAGCGCGCCGGCCGGGGCGCACCCTTGCGGGCGCGGTGCCCGCGGGGCAGCTTGCCGCCCGCTTCCTCCGCGACCCCAACCACGGCCGATCCATGACCGGTGCGCTCAAACGCACGTTAGGCACGACTGACCTCACCCTGCTCGTCATCGGGAACGTCATCGGGAGCGGGATCTTTCTCGTCCCGTCGACCGTCCTTCGCCAGAGCGGGGAGTCCGTCCCCGTGGCCAGCGCGGTCTGGCTGGTGGGCGGCCTCCTGTCGCTCCTGGGGGCGCTCTCGTACGCCGAGCTGGGCGCCATGGACCGCGGATCGGGGGGGCTGTACGCCTTCATTCGCGACGGGTTCGGCGCGTTCCCGGCGTTCCTGTACGGCTGGACGCTGTTCTTCGTGATCGGGAGCGGGACGGTGGCGACGCTGGCGGTGGCGGCGGCCAACTACATGGGGCAGTTCGCCGTGCTGTCGCCGGTGGCGAGGAAGGGGATCGCGACGGCGCTGATCGTGCTGATGGCGGTGATCAACGTGCGCGGCACGCGCGAGAGCGCGTCCGTGCAGAACATGGCGACCGGCATCAAGGTCGTCGCGATCCTGCTCATGTCCGCGATCCTCTTCGCGTTAGGCGACGGGGGCGCGTCCGCGGCGGTGGCGTCGGCCCCGGCCGCCGCCCCGGTCACCGGGGCGTCGTTCTCGGGGGTGGGGCTCTCGATCATCGCGGTGCTTTGGGCGTACGAGGGGTGGCAGTACGTGACCTTCGCGACCGGGGAGTCGACCGACCCGCAGCGTTCCTTCCCGCGGGCGATCGTCCTCGGCACGGCGACGCTGATCGTGATCTACCTGGTGGCCAACTTCGCCTACCTGGCGGCCCTGGGGCCGGCGCGGGTGGCGGCGTCGGAGCGCGTGGCCGGCGAGGCGGTGGCGCAGGTGCTGGGTCCCGCCGCGGGCGGGGTCATCGCGCTGGCCATCATCATCTCGATGTACAGCGCGGCCCACGCCACCGTGATCACCTCGCCGCGGGTGTACTACTCCATGGCGCGGGACGGCCTGTTCTTCAGGCAGCTGGCGGAGGTACACCCGCGCTTCGGGACGCCGGCGCTGGCGATCATGGCCAGCTGCGCGTGGGCGATCGTCCTCGCGCTGAGCGGGACGTTCGAGCAGCTGCTGACGTACGTGGTGTTCGTGGGGTGGATCTTCTATGCGTTGGGCGCGGCGGCGGTGATCGCGCTGCGTATCAAGCGCCCGGCGGCGGAGCGGCCGTTTCGCGTTCCCGGCTATCCGGTGACGCCCGTCGTGTTCGTGCTCGCGGCGGCGGCGATCGTCCTCAACACCATCGTGGAGCAGCCGCGGCAGTCCGCGCTGGGGATCGGCGTCGTGCTGCTGGGGGCGCCGGCGTACCTGTGGTGGCGGTCGCGCCGGGCGGGACGGGCGGGGTAAGGGAGAGCGGCGCCGGCGTGCGGGCGCCGGCGGGGGGAGGGGGACCTCGGCGGGGCCCGCGGGGTTGACGCGCCCGGGTTGACGCGCCCGGGTTGACGCGCCCGGGTTGACGCGCCCGGGTTGACGCGCCCATGAACGCCTACCAATTTGGCGCTAGAATTGTATACATTTCCGCGTACTCCACTCTCCCCTGCCGGCTCGCCCCGCCGGCTCCACCCCCACCGCCCCCGGAGGAGCCACATGACGCGTGATTGTCGGATCGGCCCAGCGCGACCCGCGCCGGTGCCAGCGGCACTGCGACGTTGGTCCACCCTGCTCGCGATACTTGCCGCCCTCGCACCGACGACCGCCCGGGCCCAGGGTGGGGTGGTCGCCGGGACCGTCGTCGACGCCCGCACCCTGCGCGGGGTCGACGGCGCCCAGGTCTCCGTCGAGGGGACGTCGCTGGGAGCCCTCAGCGACGCCAGCGGCGGCTTCCGCATCACCGGGGTGAGCGGGACGCAGGTGACGCTGCAGGTGCGACGCATCGGCTACCGCCCCGCGTCCCAGGTGGTGCGCGTCGGCCACACCGACATCCGCGTGACCATCACCGAGCAGGTGGCGACGCTCAGCGAACTGGTCATCACCGGGACGGCCGAGCCGGTGGAGAAGCGCGCCATCGGGAACTCGGTGACCAAGGTCGATGCCGCCTCGGTGCAGCAGATCGCCCCGTCGCCCGACGTCTCGGGGCTGATCAACGGGCGCGCGCCGGGGGTGGTCCTGATGGGCGGGTCGGGGGCCGTCGGC of Gemmatimonadetes bacterium SCN 70-22 contains these proteins:
- a CDS encoding amino acid transporter, which produces MTGALKRTLGTTDLTLLVIGNVIGSGIFLVPSTVLRQSGESVPVASAVWLVGGLLSLLGALSYAELGAMDRGSGGLYAFIRDGFGAFPAFLYGWTLFFVIGSGTVATLAVAAANYMGQFAVLSPVARKGIATALIVLMAVINVRGTRESASVQNMATGIKVVAILLMSAILFALGDGGASAAVASAPAAAPVTGASFSGVGLSIIAVLWAYEGWQYVTFATGESTDPQRSFPRAIVLGTATLIVIYLVANFAYLAALGPARVAASERVAGEAVAQVLGPAAGGVIALAIIISMYSAAHATVITSPRVYYSMARDGLFFRQLAEVHPRFGTPALAIMASCAWAIVLALSGTFEQLLTYVVFVGWIFYALGAAAVIALRIKRPAAERPFRVPGYPVTPVVFVLAAAAIVLNTIVEQPRQSALGIGVVLLGAPAYLWWRSRRAGRAG